Proteins encoded within one genomic window of Triticum aestivum cultivar Chinese Spring chromosome 2D, IWGSC CS RefSeq v2.1, whole genome shotgun sequence:
- the LOC123053570 gene encoding uncharacterized protein has translation MELRSRRCPSEQPSGGPDCISVLPDDLLLLILARLGCAGAAARTGVLSRRWRGLWPRLRQIVFRDVPYASLEAALGGVSRPPPPVSLLEFRVPDKRLPGHRRPDSAGINSLLLAAAGLEPEALVVALPSHLIGCTLVLDLPYFHRAASIVLDICSILSVPAGVEFPALETLSLSCFLPDLDSFIPCCPRLRTLRLGSLFLGVLRLNSVSLQELVVDREAGLTDHISIVAPVLRQLTMSFISSNPSISVSAPMLEKVSWRCCYTDGSIVFGVWLLEEVLLRTTETLGQLPSLHIHFGASSSIFHGEVDTLTQEIEKHMIAEFSVLELHLKTSGHVFGALTIHLLGMNRLCTAMQKIKVILQRSAVKERCSPDCPCESSGWRVQTISLTALEEVEINGFEGDNHELDFLKLVLRCAPMLKRMIVKLSDKASASNYRRTKLYNIFRANSSVEFYVYLSSGLMHGSQNCLST, from the exons ATGGAGCTGAGATCTCGGCGCTGCCCGTCCGAGCAGCCTAGCGGCGGACCAGACTGCATCAGCGTCCTTCCCGACGACCTGCTCCTCCTCATCCTCGCCCGACTCGGatgcgccggcgccgccgcgcgcaCCGGCGTCCTCTCCCGCCGGTGGCGCGGCCTCTGGCCCCGCCTCCGCCAGATCGTCTTCCGCGACGTCCCCTACGCTTCGCTCGAAGCGGCGCTCGGCGGCGTCTCTCGCCCCCCTCCCCCGGTTTCCCTCCTCGAATTCCGCGTCCCCGACAAGCGTCTCCCTGGGCATCGCAGGCCCGACTCCGCCGGCATCAACTCGCTGCTGCTCGCCGCAGCGGGGCTCGAGCCGGAGGCTCTCGTCGTGGCTCTCCCCTCGCACTTAATAGGCTGTACCCTCGTCCTCGACCTGCCTTACTTCCACCGCGCCGCCTCCATCGTGCTAGACATTTGTTCCATCCTCAGCGTGCCTGCCGGCGTCGAGTTCCCCGCGCTCGAGACGCTGTCTTTGTCGTGCTTCCTTCCCGACCTTGACTCCTTCATCCCCTGCTGCCCGCGCTTGCGCACGCTCCGGCTTGGCAGCCTCTTTTTGGGCGTCCTGCGCCTCAACTCTGTGTCGCTGCAGGAGCTTGTGGTGGATCGCGAGGCAGGATTGACAGACCATATCAGCATCGTTGCCCCCGTGCTCAGGCAATTGACCATGTCCTTCATATCCTCGAACCCCAGCATCTCCGTCTCGGCACCAATGCTGGAGAAGGTCTCATGGCGCTGCTGCTATACCGACGGCTCTATTGTGTTTGGTGTTTGGCTACTCGAGGAGGTGTTACTACGGACGACAGAGACACTAGGGCAACTCCCTTCGCTGCACATTCATTTTGGCGCC AGCTCGTCTATTTTTCATGGTGAAGTGGATACCCTTACTCAGGAGATAGAAAAGCACATGATTgctgagttttctgttttggagcTACATCTCAAAACAAGTGGACATGTGTTTGGAGCACTCACGATTCATCTCCTTGGGATGAATCGACTTTGTACTGCTATGCAGAAGATTAAGGTCATCCTACAGAGATCAGCG GTGAAAGAAAGATGCTCACCAGATTGTCCATGTGAGTCCTCGGGCTGGAGAGTCCAAACTATTTCCTTGACCGCTCTCGAAGAAGTGGAGATCAACGGCTTTGAAGGAGACAATCATGAGCTTGATTTCTTGAAACTGGTACTCAGATGTGCACCAATGCTTAAAAGAATGATTGTGAAGCTGTCAGATAAGGCCTCAGCAAGTAACTATAGACGCACAAAACTATACAACATCTTCAGGGCCAATTCATCCGTGGAATTCTATGTCTATCTTAGCTCCG GGTTAATGCACGGTAGCCAAAATTGCCTCTCTACATGA